The Bryobacteraceae bacterium genome includes a window with the following:
- the ftsW gene encoding stage V sporulation protein E yields MNNTIRYRMDWWLMSSTLALVAFGLVMVYSASAVSAEVYFGKPSWEFAARQLGAAVVGLALMLWLKASDFRRLRRGPAVIIPLCFVLVLLLVAVVTDGRAHRWIRLPGIGQIQPSEFAKPVIVLYLAWFVAWRGRDINSRYSILPTLFVVGSTTALIAFGDLGTALVILAPALVVYSVAGIHRRHFLVALACTVLVMAGFILQKPYRLLRITSFVGLTEEKIAADPSLQWLAVRMASSGAARDTDYQARQSKIAIGSGGLTGVGLGQSNQKLGFLPEAHTDFIFGVIGEETGLVGCVLLLGAYLVIFWRGWRAWFLTEDTFGRYLALGAATVVVVQALANMLVALNAVPTKGIPLPLVSYGGSAMVGTLLTLGLLMSVGDRVPEP; encoded by the coding sequence ATGAACAACACGATCCGCTACCGCATGGACTGGTGGCTGATGTCGTCGACGCTGGCGCTGGTCGCCTTCGGCCTGGTCATGGTGTACAGCGCTTCGGCTGTCTCTGCGGAGGTCTACTTCGGCAAGCCGTCCTGGGAGTTCGCCGCGCGCCAGCTGGGCGCGGCCGTGGTGGGGCTCGCCCTGATGCTCTGGCTGAAGGCGAGCGATTTCCGGCGGCTCCGCCGCGGTCCCGCCGTGATCATTCCGCTCTGCTTCGTGCTGGTGCTGCTGCTTGTGGCCGTCGTCACCGACGGACGCGCCCACCGCTGGATCCGCCTGCCCGGCATCGGCCAGATCCAGCCCAGCGAGTTCGCCAAGCCGGTGATCGTGCTCTACCTGGCCTGGTTCGTCGCCTGGCGGGGCCGCGACATCAACAGCCGCTACTCCATCCTGCCCACGCTGTTCGTCGTCGGCTCGACGACGGCGCTGATCGCCTTCGGCGACCTCGGCACCGCCCTGGTGATTCTCGCTCCGGCGCTCGTCGTCTACTCCGTCGCGGGCATCCACCGCCGCCACTTCCTCGTGGCGCTGGCCTGCACGGTTCTGGTCATGGCCGGCTTCATTCTCCAGAAGCCGTACCGGCTGCTGCGGATCACGTCGTTCGTCGGCCTGACGGAAGAGAAAATCGCCGCCGACCCCTCGCTGCAGTGGCTGGCCGTGCGCATGGCCTCCTCCGGCGCCGCGCGGGACACCGACTACCAGGCGCGCCAGTCGAAGATCGCGATCGGCAGCGGCGGCCTGACCGGCGTCGGACTCGGACAGTCCAACCAGAAGCTGGGCTTCCTGCCCGAGGCGCACACGGACTTCATCTTCGGCGTCATCGGGGAGGAAACGGGACTGGTGGGATGCGTGCTGCTGCTGGGCGCCTACCTGGTGATCTTCTGGCGCGGGTGGCGGGCGTGGTTCCTCACCGAGGACACCTTCGGCCGCTATCTGGCGCTTGGCGCGGCCACCGTCGTGGTGGTACAGGCGCTGGCCAACATGCTGGTGGCGCTGAATGCGGTGCCGACGAAGGGCATCCCCCTGCCCCTGGTCAGCTACGGCGGCAGCGCCATGGTGGGCACGCTGCTCACGCTGGGCCTGCTGATGAGCGTGGGCGACCGCGTGCCGGAACCGTGA
- the murG gene encoding UDP-N-acetylglucosamine--N-acetylmuramyl-(pentapeptide) pyrophosphoryl-undecaprenol N-acetylglucosamine transferase, translating into MLFVMAGGGTGGHVMPAIAVAQELQRQGHACLFIGTREGLESRLAPQAGFPLEWIPAAGFQRAGLRGRAAAAARLPRALWRCRRLLQALRPAALFSMGGYVAVAPVTAALLQRVPVVVMEPNAVPGLANRLAARFADRALVAFEETARWFPPGRAELCGVPVREAFFGIEWRPPRDVLRVLVTGGSRGARALNRAVRDSLQHFRASGLAVEITLQSGAAEAEALAAEFAASGLPARAVAFLEDMPAAYAQAHVVVSRAGAGAVAELAAAGMPSVLVPFPYAADDHQLRNAEAMRRAGAAALIEERNLNGRALFETLARLASAPEELERMSRAARALARPGAARRAASALLEAAARRGVSLTGSGRA; encoded by the coding sequence ATGCTGTTCGTCATGGCGGGCGGGGGCACGGGAGGGCACGTAATGCCGGCCATCGCAGTCGCGCAGGAGCTGCAGCGTCAGGGCCACGCCTGCCTGTTCATCGGAACCCGGGAAGGGCTGGAATCGCGGCTGGCGCCCCAGGCCGGCTTTCCTCTGGAGTGGATCCCGGCGGCGGGCTTCCAGCGCGCCGGATTGCGCGGGCGCGCCGCCGCCGCCGCCCGTCTGCCGCGGGCCCTGTGGCGCTGCCGGCGGCTGCTCCAAGCCCTGCGCCCGGCGGCGCTGTTCTCCATGGGAGGCTATGTGGCCGTTGCGCCCGTGACGGCCGCGCTCCTGCAGCGCGTCCCGGTCGTCGTCATGGAGCCGAACGCCGTGCCCGGCCTCGCCAACCGTCTGGCGGCGCGCTTCGCCGACAGGGCTCTGGTGGCTTTCGAAGAAACCGCGCGCTGGTTTCCTCCCGGCAGAGCGGAGCTCTGCGGCGTTCCCGTCAGAGAAGCCTTTTTCGGAATCGAATGGCGGCCTCCGCGGGACGTGCTGCGCGTGCTGGTCACCGGCGGCAGCCGCGGCGCGCGGGCGCTGAACCGCGCCGTGCGCGACAGTCTGCAGCACTTCCGCGCGTCGGGCCTCGCGGTCGAAATCACGCTGCAATCCGGCGCGGCGGAAGCCGAAGCCCTGGCGGCGGAGTTCGCCGCCTCAGGCCTGCCGGCCCGCGCCGTGGCGTTTCTCGAGGACATGCCCGCGGCCTACGCGCAGGCTCATGTCGTGGTGAGCCGCGCCGGCGCGGGCGCGGTGGCGGAACTGGCCGCCGCGGGCATGCCTTCCGTGCTCGTGCCGTTTCCCTACGCCGCCGACGACCACCAGCTCCGCAACGCCGAGGCCATGCGCCGCGCCGGGGCGGCGGCGCTGATCGAGGAGCGGAACCTGAACGGCCGCGCCCTGTTTGAAACGCTGGCCCGGCTGGCGTCCGCGCCGGAAGAACTGGAACGCATGAGCCGCGCCGCCCGCGCCCTCGCCCGGCCCGGCGCCGCGCGCCGCGCCGCCTCCGCGCTGCTGGAGGCCGCCGCGCGCCGCGGCGTTTCATTGACAGGGAGCGGGCGCGCCTGA
- the murC gene encoding UDP-N-acetylmuramate--L-alanine ligase yields the protein MFFRPQPLHFTGIGGIGMSGLALLCRALGCAVSGSDVRSTPLTGRLASLGMRIALGHAAENVPSEARALIVTSAAAPDNPEVLEARRRGIPVATRGELLAELMRGARGIAVAGSHGKTTTCSMLACAALDAGLDPTVCVGTLAPFLDGWNARLGGPLFIAESDESDGSFLELAPECAVITNIDREHLDYWKSFEAAREAFLRFANRVSIGGIVALCIDDAHARSLLPHLRRAAVAYGRSEEARLRVVREELSGAGSRFRLALDGRPLGEFELHVPGAHNVLNAAACAAILLHLGLAPDAVRAGLAAYRGAGRRMELKGEAAGVAVIDDYGHHPAEIRATLAALRLRAPRRLAVLFQPHRYTRTQLLFDEFVHAFGDADIVWITDIYAASEPPLEGVTAEALARAIAAAGHRGVRYAGALDDAVRAAAAELREGDLLVTLGAGDVTRAGPAVLALLRKEERHGSQETEGRERI from the coding sequence ATGTTTTTTCGGCCCCAACCGCTTCACTTCACCGGCATCGGCGGCATCGGCATGAGCGGCCTCGCCCTGCTGTGCCGCGCGCTGGGCTGCGCGGTCTCGGGGTCCGACGTCCGCTCCACCCCGCTGACCGGGCGGCTGGCCTCCCTCGGCATGCGCATCGCCCTCGGCCACGCGGCGGAAAACGTGCCCTCCGAAGCGCGCGCCCTCATCGTCACCTCCGCCGCCGCGCCGGACAATCCCGAGGTGCTCGAGGCGCGCCGCCGCGGCATTCCCGTGGCCACGCGCGGCGAGCTGCTGGCCGAGCTGATGCGCGGCGCCCGCGGCATCGCCGTGGCCGGCAGCCACGGCAAGACCACCACCTGCTCCATGCTCGCCTGCGCCGCGCTCGACGCCGGGCTCGATCCGACCGTCTGCGTCGGCACGCTCGCCCCGTTCCTCGACGGCTGGAACGCGCGCCTCGGCGGCCCGCTGTTCATCGCCGAATCGGACGAAAGCGACGGATCGTTTCTCGAGCTCGCGCCCGAGTGCGCCGTCATCACCAACATCGACCGCGAGCACCTCGACTACTGGAAATCGTTCGAAGCCGCGCGCGAAGCGTTTCTGCGTTTCGCCAACCGCGTCTCGATCGGCGGCATCGTCGCGCTGTGCATCGACGACGCGCACGCCCGCTCCCTGCTGCCGCATCTGCGCCGCGCGGCCGTCGCGTACGGACGTTCGGAAGAGGCGCGGCTGCGCGTCGTGCGGGAAGAGCTCTCCGGCGCCGGCAGCCGCTTCAGGCTGGCCCTCGACGGCCGTCCGCTCGGCGAGTTCGAGCTGCACGTGCCCGGCGCGCACAACGTGCTCAACGCCGCTGCCTGCGCCGCCATTCTTCTGCATCTGGGCCTCGCGCCGGACGCGGTCCGCGCAGGGCTGGCCGCCTACCGCGGCGCCGGGCGGAGGATGGAGCTGAAGGGCGAGGCCGCCGGCGTCGCCGTGATCGACGACTACGGCCATCATCCGGCCGAGATCCGCGCCACGCTGGCGGCTCTGCGGCTGCGCGCTCCCCGCCGGCTGGCCGTGCTGTTCCAGCCGCACCGCTACACGCGCACGCAGCTGCTGTTCGACGAATTCGTCCACGCCTTCGGCGATGCCGACATCGTGTGGATCACCGACATTTACGCAGCGTCGGAGCCGCCGCTGGAAGGCGTCACCGCGGAGGCGCTCGCCCGCGCCATCGCCGCCGCCGGCCATCGCGGCGTCCGCTACGCCGGCGCGCTGGACGACGCCGTCCGCGCCGCCGCCGCGGAGTTGCGCGAAGGCGATCTGCTGGTGACGCTGGGCGCCGGCGACGTCACGCGCGCCGGTCCGGCCGTTCTGGCTCTGCTCAGGAAGGAGGAACGCCATGGCTCGCAGGAAACGGAAGGAAGAGAACGGATCTGA